CACACGTTCGGCGGACAGGCGGTCGAGGCCGTCGAGGTTGTCGGCGATGGCAGACAGCGCCTCGGCGTCCATGCCCTGCGCGGGGTCGCCGTACCACGCATGAAAGCGGAAGAAGCGCAGGGTCCGCAGGTAATCCTCGCGGATGCGCTGCGCGGCGTCCTCGATGAAGCGCAAGTGCCGCGCGCGCAGGTCGGGCAAGCCACCAAGCGGATCGACAACCGCACCCCGGCGGTCGGCATAAAGCGCGTTCATGGTGAAATCCCGGCGGACCGCGTCCTCGGCCATGGTGTCGGCAAAGCGCACCACGGCACGCCGCCCGTCGGTTTCGACGTCAGCACGGTAGGTCGTGACCTCGAAGGGCTCTCCCTTGGCGACAACGGTGATGGTGCCGTGGTCGATGCCGGTGGGCACGGGCTTCAGCCCCGCCGCCTCGGCCAGCGCGATGACGGTCTCGGGGCGGGCATCGGTCGAGATGTCCACATCGGCCACCGGCTCTCCCAGAAGCGCGTTGCGGACGCAGCCGCCGACCGCATGGGCCTGATAGCCCGCGTCCTCGAGCATGCCCATGACCGCCTGCGTGCCCGGGGCGGTCAGCCAGTCGCCTGTCACCGTCGTCATTGCACCCGCTCCGCGAGGCCCTGCAGCATCCGCGCCGTGGCGCCCCAGATGTAATAGGGACCGTAGGGCACAGTGTAATACAGCCGCCGCTGCCCGCGCCAGCGCCGCCATTGCACCGAGAACCGCGCCGGGTCGGTGACATGGGCGAAGGGCACGGCGAAGACCTCGTCGACCTCGCCCGGCTCTGCCACCGGGGTGAAGGGCGCGCGGATCATCGCCAGCACCGGGGTCACGATGAAGCCGGTGACGGTCTCATGCGGGGGCAGAGTGCCCAGCACCTCGACGCCTGCAGGGTCCAGCCCGACCTCTTCATGCGCCTCGCGCAGGG
This region of Ponticoccus alexandrii genomic DNA includes:
- a CDS encoding CCA tRNA nucleotidyltransferase produces the protein MTTVTGDWLTAPGTQAVMGMLEDAGYQAHAVGGCVRNALLGEPVADVDISTDARPETVIALAEAAGLKPVPTGIDHGTITVVAKGEPFEVTTYRADVETDGRRAVVRFADTMAEDAVRRDFTMNALYADRRGAVVDPLGGLPDLRARHLRFIEDAAQRIREDYLRTLRFFRFHAWYGDPAQGMDAEALSAIADNLDGLDRLSAERVGAELLKLLAAPDPVQAVAVMDRTGVLPRILPGASPRALGPLLMAEAALALAPEPLRRLASTGFADGAALRLSKPDQKRLALLRDLVEGTEALPEVAYRHGTETAKDTAALRAAMLEQPVDPDALPELAKAANARFPVTAQDLMPALTGKALGDRLRALESQWIASGFTLSREDLLKARPEA
- a CDS encoding CoA pyrophosphatase, with the protein product MTRHDQEQALRRALTRAAGASSDFDLNRDVSLPPDRKLRAAGVLVAFQEGREGLELILTKRSSRLKHHPGQIAFPGGKVDPGDADETAAALREAHEEVGLDPAGVEVLGTLPPHETVTGFIVTPVLAMIRAPFTPVAEPGEVDEVFAVPFAHVTDPARFSVQWRRWRGQRRLYYTVPYGPYYIWGATARMLQGLAERVQ